Proteins encoded together in one Capricornis sumatraensis isolate serow.1 chromosome 3, serow.2, whole genome shotgun sequence window:
- the LOC138076340 gene encoding small cysteine and glycine repeat-containing protein 5-like, with product MGCCGCGSCGSCGSGCGSGCGSCNSCNSCRCYRVGCCSSCCPCCCGCCGGCCSVPVVCCHRHTCSCHSCGCGDGKGCCQQKCSCQKKCCH from the coding sequence ATGGGCTGCTGTGGTTGTGGAAGTTGTGGTAGCTGCGGCAGTGGCTGCGGCAGTGGCTGCGGCAGCTGCAACAGCTGCAACAGCTGCAGATGCTACCGGGTGGgctgctgcagcagctgctgcccctgctgctgcggctgctgtgGGGGCTGCTGCAGCGTCCCCGTGGTTTGCTGCCACCGCCACACCTGCAGCTGCCACTCGTGTGGCTGTGGCGATGGGAAGGGCTGTTGCCAGCAGAAATGCAGCTGCCAGAAGAAATGCTGCCACTAG
- the LOC138076341 gene encoding small cysteine and glycine repeat-containing protein 7-like → MGCCGCGSCGGCGGGCSGGCSGGCGGGCGGGCGSCNSCRCYRVGCCSSCCPCCCGCCGGCCSVPVVCCHGRTCSCNSCGKGCCQQKGCCQQKCSCQKQCCH, encoded by the coding sequence ATGGGCTGCTGTGGTTGTGGAAGTTGTGGTGGCTGCGGTGGTGGCTGCAGCGGTGGCTGCAGTGGTGGCTGCGGCGGTGGCTGTGGTGGTGGCTGTGGCAGCTGCAACAGCTGCAGATGCTACCGGGTGGgctgctgcagcagctgctgcccctgctgctgcggctgctgtgGGGGCTGCTGCAGTGTCCCCGTGGTCTGCTGCCACGGCCGCACCTGCAGCTGCAACTCGTGTGGGAAGGGCTGTTGCCAGCAGAAGGGCTGTTGCCAGCAGAAGTGCAGCTGCCAGAAGCAATGCTGCCACTAG
- the LOC138076342 gene encoding small cysteine and glycine repeat-containing protein 3-like: MGCCGCGSCGGCGGGCGGGCGGGCGSGCGGGCGGGCGSCNSCNSCRCYRVGCCSSCCPCCCGCCGGCCSVPVVCCHRRTCSCHSCGKGCCQQKSCCQQKCSCQKQCCH; this comes from the coding sequence ATGGGCTGCTGTGGTTGTGGAAGTTGTGGTGGCTGCGGCGGTGGCTGTGGCGGTGGCTGCGGTGGTGGCTGCGGCAGTGGCTGTGGCGGTGGCTGCGGTGGTGGCTGTGGCAGCTGCAACAGCTGCAACAGCTGCAGATGCTACCGGGTCGgctgctgcagcagctgctgcccgtgctgctgcggctgctgtgGGGGCTGCTGCAGCGTCCCCGTGGTCTGCTGCCACCGCCGCACCTGCAGCTGCCACTCGTGTGGGAAGGGCTGTTGCCAGCAGAAGAGCTGCTGCCAGCAGAAGTGCAGCTGCCAGAAGCAATGCTGCCACTAG
- the LOC138076343 gene encoding small cysteine and glycine repeat-containing protein 3-like, producing the protein MGCCGCGSCGGCGGGCGGGCGGGCGGGCGGGCGGGCGSCNSCRCYRVGCCSSCCPCCCGCCGGCCSVPVVCCHRRTCSCHSCGKGCCQQKGCCQQKGCCQQKCSCQKQCCH; encoded by the coding sequence ATGGGCTGCTGTGGTTGTGGAAGTTGTGGTGGCTGCGGTGGTGGCTGCGGTGGCGGCTGCGGCGGTGGCTGCGGCGGTGGCTGTGGTGGTGGCTGTGGTGGTGGCTGTGGCAGCTGCAACAGCTGCAGATGCTACCGGGTGGgctgctgcagcagctgctgcccgtgctgctgcggctgctgtgGGGGCTGCTGCAGCGTCCCCGTGGTCTGCTGCCACCGCCGCACCTGCAGCTGCCACTCGTGTGGGAAGGGCTGTTGCCAGCAGAAGGGCTGTTGCCAGCAGAAGGGCTGTTGCCAGCAGAAGTGCAGCTGCCAGAAGCAGTGCTGCCACTAG